In the genome of Paracoccus tegillarcae, one region contains:
- a CDS encoding VOC family protein, producing MQFTPYLSFQGQCYEAFTTYAEIFGGATQLMRFSDMPAGTEMPEMPPEQTGWIMHGQVDLPDGGVLMGADMPPQFGGQKMAGASVAISLKDEAEVKRIFDALSPDAQISMAVGPTFFSSAFGMLTDRFGTSWMIMGAPAQ from the coding sequence ATGCAATTCACCCCCTACCTGTCATTCCAGGGTCAATGCTATGAGGCATTCACCACTTACGCCGAGATTTTCGGCGGCGCCACGCAACTGATGCGGTTTTCCGACATGCCCGCAGGCACCGAAATGCCCGAAATGCCGCCCGAGCAAACCGGCTGGATCATGCACGGGCAGGTCGATCTGCCCGATGGAGGCGTGTTGATGGGCGCTGATATGCCGCCGCAATTCGGTGGCCAGAAGATGGCCGGCGCGTCCGTCGCGATTTCGCTGAAGGACGAGGCCGAGGTAAAGCGCATCTTTGACGCGCTGTCGCCTGATGCCCAGATCAGCATGGCCGTGGGTCCGACGTTCTTTTCATCCGCTTTCGGGATGCTGACCGACCGGTTTGGCACAAGCTGGATGATCATGGGCGCCCCGGCGCAATAG
- the ychF gene encoding redox-regulated ATPase YchF, with the protein MGFRMGIVGMPNVGKSTLFNALTRTAAAQAANFPFCTIEPNVGEVAVPDPRLDKLAAIAGSKQIIPTRITFVDIAGLVKGASKGEGLGNQFLANIRETDAIAHVLRCFEDGDVTHVDGRVDPIADAEVIETELMIADMESIERRLANLQRKLKGADKEAVAQDRLLKQALAVLEGGQPARTVEVADEDRKAWDMLQLLTAKPVLFVCNVEEDNAATGNSQSARVAEMAAAQGMGSVVISAKIEEEISQLDAEEAEMFLSEMGLEEAGLDRLIRAGYDLLGLQTYFTVGPKEARAWTITKGTLAPQAAGVIHGDFEKGFIRSETIAFADYIAGNGEAGAREAGKLRVEGKAYEVKDGDVLHFLFSG; encoded by the coding sequence ATGGGCTTTCGCATGGGGATCGTCGGGATGCCGAATGTCGGCAAATCCACGCTGTTCAACGCGCTGACGCGCACCGCCGCCGCGCAGGCCGCGAATTTTCCCTTCTGCACGATCGAACCCAATGTGGGCGAGGTCGCCGTGCCAGATCCCCGGCTGGACAAGCTGGCCGCGATTGCAGGGTCCAAGCAGATCATCCCGACGCGGATCACATTCGTCGATATCGCCGGTCTGGTCAAAGGCGCCAGCAAGGGCGAGGGGCTGGGCAACCAGTTTCTGGCCAATATCCGCGAAACCGACGCCATCGCCCATGTGCTGCGCTGCTTTGAGGATGGCGACGTGACCCATGTCGACGGCCGCGTCGATCCGATCGCCGATGCCGAGGTGATCGAGACCGAATTGATGATCGCCGATATGGAATCGATCGAACGCAGGCTGGCCAATCTTCAACGCAAGTTGAAGGGCGCCGACAAGGAGGCCGTGGCACAGGACCGGCTGTTGAAACAGGCGCTGGCCGTGCTGGAGGGTGGACAGCCTGCCCGCACCGTCGAGGTCGCAGACGAGGATCGCAAGGCCTGGGACATGCTGCAACTGCTGACCGCCAAGCCGGTCCTGTTCGTCTGCAATGTCGAGGAAGACAACGCCGCCACCGGCAACAGCCAATCGGCCCGCGTGGCCGAGATGGCCGCAGCGCAGGGCATGGGTTCGGTGGTGATTTCGGCCAAGATCGAAGAAGAAATCAGCCAGCTTGATGCCGAAGAGGCCGAGATGTTCCTGTCGGAAATGGGGCTGGAAGAGGCCGGTTTGGACCGGCTGATCCGCGCGGGTTACGACCTGCTGGGCCTGCAGACCTATTTCACCGTCGGCCCGAAAGAGGCGCGCGCCTGGACCATCACCAAGGGCACGCTGGCCCCGCAGGCGGCAGGTGTCATCCACGGCGATTTCGAGAAAGGCTTCATCCGTTCGGAAACCATCGCCTTTGCCGATTATATCGCCGGCAATGGCGAGGCCGGCGCGCGCGAGGCCGGCAAGCTGCGCGTCGAGGGCAAGGCCTACGAGGTCAAGGACGGCGACGTCCTGCACTTCCTCTTCAGCGGCTGA
- the doeB gene encoding N(2)-acetyl-L-2,4-diaminobutanoate deacetylase DoeB, translated as MTQNPISPTIPLDGPGKTHGFLRLPYSRNDSAWGSVMIPMTVIANGQGPTALLTGGNHGDEYEGPIALQHLAYEIDPAEISGRIIILPYMNYPAVRAGTRVSPIDQVNMNRAFPGKPDGTVSQKIANYINDVLVPLADVVLDYHSGGKTLDFLPYAAAHYLDDADQQAACVAAVRAFGAPYSMMMREIDAVGMFDTAVESQGKVFVTTELGGGGTATARSAEIAIRGAQNVLRHVGILPGGIELEGGSRMLDMPDDVCFHFATRDGLLHPLADLGDQVRKDQAIAKIWPLDRTGAAPVEVTAHRDGILAARHFPGLVQAGDCLAVIATI; from the coding sequence ATGACCCAAAACCCGATTTCCCCGACCATTCCGCTGGACGGTCCCGGCAAGACCCATGGCTTTCTGCGTCTGCCCTATAGCCGCAATGATAGCGCCTGGGGCAGTGTGATGATCCCGATGACGGTGATTGCGAACGGGCAGGGGCCGACGGCGCTGTTGACCGGGGGCAACCATGGCGACGAATACGAAGGCCCGATTGCGCTGCAACATCTGGCCTATGAGATCGACCCTGCCGAGATCAGCGGCCGGATCATCATTCTGCCCTATATGAACTACCCGGCGGTCCGCGCCGGGACGCGGGTCAGCCCGATCGATCAGGTCAATATGAACCGGGCCTTCCCGGGCAAGCCCGACGGTACCGTCAGCCAGAAGATCGCCAATTATATCAACGACGTGCTGGTGCCGCTTGCCGATGTCGTTCTGGATTACCATTCAGGCGGCAAGACATTGGATTTCCTGCCTTATGCGGCTGCGCATTATCTGGACGATGCGGACCAGCAGGCCGCCTGCGTCGCCGCCGTCCGTGCCTTTGGCGCACCCTACAGCATGATGATGCGCGAGATCGACGCCGTGGGCATGTTCGACACGGCGGTGGAGTCGCAGGGCAAGGTCTTTGTCACGACAGAGCTTGGCGGAGGTGGCACCGCCACGGCCCGATCCGCCGAAATCGCCATTCGCGGTGCGCAAAACGTTCTGCGGCATGTCGGCATCCTGCCCGGCGGCATCGAGCTGGAGGGCGGCAGCCGCATGCTGGACATGCCGGATGACGTTTGCTTTCACTTCGCCACGCGTGACGGGCTGCTGCACCCGCTCGCGGATCTGGGCGATCAGGTGCGCAAGGATCAGGCCATTGCGAAAATCTGGCCGCTCGACCGTACCGGCGCGGCCCCGGTCGAGGTCACGGCCCATCGCGACGGTATTCTTGCCGCCCGGCATTTTCCGGGGCTGGTGCAAGCTGGCGACTGCCTTGCGGTCATCGCCACGATCTAG
- the doeA gene encoding ectoine hydrolase DoeA (DoeA (degradation of ectoine A) is also called EutD (ectoine utilization D).), giving the protein MPELQRTPERFSTAEYERRLRQTRESMAKLGLDLLIVSDPSNMAWLTGYDGWSFYVHQCVIVGPTGSPIWFGRGQDGNGALRTVWMTDDHIIGYPDYYVQSVERHPMDYLWATLADKGWHRGFIGVEMDNYWYSAKAHERLLAGLPEAQLLDATGLVNWQRAVKSDEELAYMRRAAHFVERMHRRIADKVEVGMRKCDLVADIYDAGLRYDEGVGYGGDYPAIVPLLPSGPDAAAPHLTWDDQPMKNNEGTFFEIAGCYQRYHCPLSRTIFLGKPPKEMIEAEKAVLEGMEAGLDAARAGNACEDIAAAFFTVLDRYGIVKDNRTGYPIGLSYPPDWGERTMSLRRGDQTELKPGMTFHFMTGLWMEDWGYETTESIIITDGAPELFCDMPRKMLVKA; this is encoded by the coding sequence ATGCCCGAACTGCAGCGCACCCCCGAACGGTTCTCGACCGCCGAATATGAACGCCGCCTGCGCCAGACGCGCGAAAGCATGGCCAAGCTGGGCCTCGATCTGCTGATCGTCAGCGATCCGTCCAACATGGCCTGGCTGACCGGCTATGACGGCTGGTCCTTCTATGTGCATCAATGCGTGATTGTGGGGCCGACCGGCTCGCCCATCTGGTTCGGGCGCGGGCAGGACGGCAATGGCGCGCTGCGCACCGTCTGGATGACCGACGATCACATCATCGGTTACCCCGATTACTATGTGCAATCGGTCGAGCGCCACCCGATGGATTACCTGTGGGCCACGTTGGCCGACAAGGGCTGGCATCGCGGCTTTATCGGCGTCGAGATGGACAATTACTGGTATTCCGCCAAGGCGCATGAGCGCCTGCTGGCCGGTCTGCCCGAGGCGCAATTGCTGGACGCGACCGGGCTGGTCAACTGGCAGCGCGCGGTCAAGTCGGACGAGGAACTGGCCTATATGCGCCGCGCCGCGCATTTCGTCGAACGCATGCATCGCCGCATCGCCGACAAGGTCGAGGTCGGCATGCGCAAATGCGATCTGGTGGCCGATATCTATGATGCCGGTCTGCGATATGACGAGGGCGTAGGCTATGGCGGCGATTACCCCGCCATCGTGCCGCTGCTGCCCTCAGGGCCAGACGCCGCCGCGCCGCATCTGACATGGGACGACCAGCCCATGAAGAACAACGAGGGCACCTTCTTCGAAATTGCCGGCTGCTATCAGCGCTATCACTGCCCGCTATCGCGCACGATCTTTCTGGGCAAGCCGCCCAAGGAGATGATCGAGGCCGAAAAGGCCGTGCTGGAAGGGATGGAGGCCGGGCTGGACGCTGCCCGCGCCGGCAATGCCTGCGAAGACATCGCGGCGGCCTTTTTCACCGTTCTGGACCGTTACGGCATCGTCAAGGACAACCGCACCGGCTATCCCATCGGCCTCAGCTATCCGCCCGATTGGGGCGAACGCACCATGTCGCTGCGCCGGGGGGATCAGACAGAGCTGAAGCCGGGCATGACCTTCCACTTCATGACCGGCCTCTGGATGGAGGATTGGGGCTATGAAACCACGGAATCCATCATCATCACCGATGGCGCGCCCGAATTGTTCTGCGACATGCCGCGCAAGATGCTGGTGAAGGCATGA
- the eutC gene encoding ectoine utilization protein EutC, with translation MSDETLILNEDQLRARVYLDAALIDVIENAFALLAAGDVVMPPVLSMHLPDVNGEVDVKTAYVPGLPGFAVKISPGFFDNPSRGLPSTSGLMVVLSAETGRVRAVLLDNGYLTDLRTAAAGGVAARHLARADAARVAIFGAGLQARMQLQALRLVRPITEVAIWARDPDKARALAAELDGEGGLSVRAEADPQQAAAGADIIVTTTPASQPILRAEWLQPGQHVTAMGSDQPGKNELDPLCLDRADLYVADRLSQTQAMGELRAALLAGLFAPPLDFPELGQIISGAAPGRTGTDQITIADLTGTGIQDTAIASHVLTIFSQG, from the coding sequence ATGAGTGACGAGACCCTGATCCTGAACGAAGACCAGTTGCGCGCCCGCGTCTATCTGGACGCCGCATTGATCGATGTGATCGAAAACGCCTTTGCCCTGCTGGCTGCGGGCGATGTGGTCATGCCGCCGGTGCTGTCGATGCATCTGCCCGATGTGAATGGCGAGGTGGATGTGAAAACCGCCTATGTGCCGGGGCTGCCGGGCTTTGCGGTCAAGATCTCGCCCGGCTTTTTCGACAATCCGTCGCGCGGGCTGCCCTCGACCTCGGGGCTGATGGTGGTGCTGTCGGCCGAGACGGGGCGGGTGCGTGCGGTGCTGCTGGATAACGGTTACCTGACCGATCTGCGGACGGCTGCGGCGGGTGGTGTTGCGGCCCGCCATCTGGCCCGTGCGGATGCGGCGCGCGTCGCCATCTTTGGCGCCGGTCTGCAGGCGCGGATGCAGTTGCAGGCATTGCGGCTGGTTCGCCCGATCACCGAGGTTGCCATCTGGGCACGCGATCCGGACAAGGCGCGCGCGCTGGCCGCTGAACTGGACGGCGAGGGCGGTTTGTCCGTGCGCGCCGAGGCTGATCCTCAGCAGGCCGCCGCCGGCGCCGACATCATCGTCACCACCACGCCGGCCAGCCAGCCCATCCTGCGGGCGGAATGGCTGCAACCCGGGCAGCACGTTACCGCCATGGGCAGCGACCAGCCCGGCAAGAACGAGTTGGACCCGCTGTGTCTGGACCGCGCCGATCTGTATGTCGCCGACCGGCTCAGCCAGACGCAGGCCATGGGCGAACTGCGCGCCGCGCTGTTGGCGGGATTGTTCGCGCCGCCGCTGGATTTTCCCGAACTGGGCCAGATCATCTCTGGCGCCGCGCCCGGGCGCACCGGGACCGATCAGATCACCATCGCAGACCTGACCGGCACCGGCATTCAGGACACCGCCATCGCCAGCCATGTGCTGACGATCTTTTCGCAAGGATAA
- the eutB gene encoding hydroxyectoine utilization dehydratase EutB, with product MVTLDDIRAAKDRIQGLVRETPFKPSASLSRQAGVPVWLKCEHQQITGSFKLRGASNAVARLGKVAGVTTASTGNHGRALAHAAREQGIPAVICVSRLVPQNKLDAIADLGAEARVIGASQDEAFQEARRLQREEGFALIPPFDHADVIAGQGTLGLEILTQIPDAAVLAIPLSGGGLLAGVAAAVRALRPDIGIIGISMERGAAMAASLDAGQPVEVEEQETLADSLGGGIGLKNHLTFPMVRDLVDEVILLTEAEIAAGIRQLSVADGEMVEGAAAVGAGAVIAEKLTAKGPLVLILSGANIDPSRHAAIVRGET from the coding sequence ATGGTGACATTAGACGATATTCGGGCCGCAAAGGATCGCATCCAGGGGCTGGTCCGCGAAACGCCGTTCAAGCCGTCTGCCAGCCTGTCGCGACAGGCTGGTGTGCCGGTCTGGCTGAAATGCGAACATCAACAGATCACCGGCTCGTTCAAACTGCGCGGCGCCAGCAATGCGGTGGCGCGTCTGGGCAAGGTGGCGGGTGTGACAACCGCCTCGACCGGCAACCATGGCCGCGCGCTGGCCCATGCTGCGCGCGAACAGGGCATCCCGGCTGTGATCTGTGTCTCGCGCCTTGTGCCGCAAAACAAACTGGATGCGATTGCCGATCTGGGTGCCGAGGCGCGCGTGATCGGCGCCAGTCAGGACGAGGCCTTCCAGGAGGCGCGGCGGTTGCAACGCGAAGAGGGCTTTGCGCTGATCCCGCCCTTCGACCATGCCGATGTGATCGCCGGGCAGGGGACACTGGGGCTAGAGATCCTGACGCAGATCCCCGATGCCGCAGTTCTGGCGATCCCGCTGTCCGGTGGTGGTTTGCTGGCCGGGGTGGCCGCTGCCGTCCGCGCGCTGCGCCCCGATATCGGCATCATCGGCATCAGCATGGAGCGCGGCGCGGCCATGGCCGCCAGCCTTGATGCAGGCCAGCCTGTCGAGGTCGAAGAGCAAGAGACGCTGGCCGACAGTCTGGGTGGCGGCATCGGCCTGAAAAACCACCTGACCTTTCCGATGGTGCGTGATCTGGTCGACGAGGTGATCCTGCTGACCGAGGCCGAGATCGCGGCAGGCATTCGCCAATTGTCGGTTGCGGATGGCGAAATGGTCGAGGGCGCGGCCGCGGTCGGTGCAGGTGCGGTGATCGCCGAAAAGCTGACCGCCAAGGGACCGCTGGTGCTGATCCTGTCAGGTGCCAATATCGACCCCAGCCGCCACGCCGCCATCGTCCGGGGGGAAACATGA
- a CDS encoding maleate cis-trans isomerase family protein yields MQSDLLQSDPVVRFGLIALATDMTTEGDAAMLMPAGTRLHTTRIAFDNPTTPDNLRATGPRLRDAASLLVPDVPLAGIGFACTSAGAVLGDDLPSLLGDNRAPISTPAGGAVRALRALGLDRIALMTPYLPQTAVPVADYFAQNGVALVSQNSMGFEDDRDMARLTDQAMIDAVLAADHSDAQALFMSCTALPALRVVPRLEAMLGKPVLTSNLTLFWAMLDQARLPMAGPYSLTRCRTW; encoded by the coding sequence ATGCAGTCAGATCTGCTGCAGTCCGATCCGGTCGTGCGGTTCGGGTTGATTGCACTGGCAACCGACATGACGACCGAGGGCGACGCCGCCATGCTGATGCCCGCGGGCACGCGGCTGCACACCACACGGATCGCCTTTGACAACCCGACCACGCCCGACAATCTGCGCGCCACCGGGCCGCGTCTTCGCGATGCCGCCAGCTTGCTGGTGCCCGATGTGCCACTGGCGGGGATCGGTTTCGCCTGCACCTCGGCTGGTGCGGTGCTGGGCGATGATCTGCCGTCACTGCTGGGCGACAATCGCGCCCCGATCAGCACACCGGCGGGCGGTGCGGTGCGGGCCTTGCGGGCGCTTGGTCTGGACCGGATCGCGCTGATGACACCCTATCTGCCCCAGACCGCCGTGCCGGTGGCGGATTACTTTGCGCAAAATGGCGTCGCACTGGTCAGCCAGAACTCGATGGGTTTCGAGGATGATCGGGACATGGCGCGGCTGACCGATCAGGCAATGATTGACGCGGTGCTGGCCGCCGATCACAGTGATGCTCAGGCGCTGTTCATGTCCTGTACCGCCTTGCCCGCCCTGCGCGTCGTCCCTCGGCTGGAGGCGATGCTGGGCAAGCCGGTGCTGACGTCGAATCTGACGCTGTTCTGGGCCATGCTGGATCAGGCCCGGCTGCCGATGGCTGGCCCCTATTCTTTAACGAGGTGCCGCACATGGTGA
- a CDS encoding universal stress protein — protein sequence MFERILVPYDGSVGAERALEKASALAKLTGAALTILTVYRHHAMLEASLSMVRGASQPGHLDDAMRGAARDAADYAKSHAKDAGVENVSAFIKAGQPARTIIAFAKEKGHDLIVVGSRGLGSTEGYLLGSVSHKVTGLADCPVMVV from the coding sequence ATGTTTGAACGCATATTGGTGCCCTATGATGGGTCGGTCGGGGCCGAAAGGGCGCTGGAAAAGGCGTCCGCGCTGGCCAAGCTGACGGGCGCGGCGCTGACCATCCTGACCGTCTATCGCCATCACGCCATGCTCGAGGCATCGCTGTCCATGGTGCGCGGTGCGTCTCAGCCAGGGCATCTGGACGACGCGATGCGCGGGGCGGCGCGTGATGCCGCCGACTATGCCAAGAGCCATGCCAAGGACGCCGGCGTCGAGAATGTCAGCGCCTTCATCAAGGCCGGTCAGCCCGCCCGTACAATCATCGCCTTTGCCAAGGAAAAGGGCCACGACCTGATCGTGGTCGGCTCGCGCGGATTGGGCAGCACCGAAGGCTATCTGCTGGGGTCCGTCAGCCATAAGGTCACTGGCCTTGCGGACTGTCCTGTGATGGTCGTCTGA
- a CDS encoding TRAP transporter large permease, translating into MAATIFGIMIVLLLLGFPMMIPLLAGSLIGFVMLFGGFGQLDTMVQQILAGIRPASLIAVPMFIFAADIMTRGQSANRLIDLVMAFVGHLKGGLAVSTATACTLFGAVSGSTQATVVAVGGPLRPRMLKAGYKDSFVLALIVNASDIAFLIPPSIGMIIYGVVSGTSISELFIAGIGPGLLILFLFSVYSYFYAVRHNVPTEPKTSWPERGKAVRSALWPLGFPVIIVGGIYGGIFSPTEAAAACVLYALILEMIVFREMDVKTLWSTAKSTGLITAVVFILVGAGAAFSYVISFAQIPQAILGGIGIDQMGQYGVLFTISVAFFIGCMFVDPIVVILILVPIFAPVVADVGLDPVLVGTIITLQVAIGSATPPFGCDIFTAIAVFKRPYAEVVRGTPPFIMMLLSVSVALIFFPQIALFLRDLAFNK; encoded by the coding sequence ATGGCTGCAACCATTTTCGGCATCATGATCGTCCTGCTGCTGCTGGGCTTTCCGATGATGATCCCACTGCTGGCCGGTTCGCTGATCGGCTTTGTCATGCTGTTCGGTGGCTTTGGTCAGTTGGACACGATGGTCCAGCAAATTCTGGCCGGGATCAGGCCCGCCAGTCTGATCGCCGTGCCGATGTTCATCTTTGCCGCCGACATCATGACGCGCGGGCAATCGGCCAACCGGCTGATCGACCTGGTGATGGCCTTTGTGGGGCATCTCAAGGGCGGTCTGGCCGTGTCGACCGCAACCGCCTGTACGCTGTTTGGCGCGGTGTCGGGCTCCACTCAGGCAACGGTTGTTGCCGTTGGTGGCCCGCTGCGCCCGCGCATGTTGAAGGCCGGCTACAAGGACAGCTTTGTGCTGGCGCTGATCGTCAACGCATCCGACATCGCCTTTCTGATCCCGCCCTCCATCGGCATGATCATCTATGGCGTTGTGTCGGGCACTTCGATTTCGGAACTGTTCATCGCGGGCATCGGGCCGGGTCTGCTGATCCTGTTCCTGTTCTCGGTCTATTCCTACTTCTACGCCGTCCGCCACAATGTGCCGACCGAACCCAAGACCAGCTGGCCTGAACGCGGCAAGGCCGTGCGCTCGGCGCTGTGGCCATTGGGCTTTCCGGTCATCATCGTCGGCGGCATCTATGGCGGCATCTTTTCCCCGACCGAGGCGGCCGCGGCCTGTGTGCTCTATGCGCTGATCCTCGAGATGATCGTGTTTCGCGAAATGGACGTGAAAACCCTGTGGTCCACCGCCAAATCGACGGGGCTGATCACCGCCGTCGTCTTTATTCTGGTGGGCGCGGGCGCTGCGTTTTCCTATGTCATCAGCTTTGCGCAGATCCCGCAGGCCATTCTGGGCGGCATCGGCATTGACCAGATGGGGCAATATGGCGTGCTGTTCACCATTTCGGTCGCGTTTTTCATTGGCTGCATGTTCGTGGACCCGATCGTCGTGATCCTGATCCTTGTGCCGATCTTTGCGCCAGTTGTGGCAGATGTCGGGCTGGACCCGGTGCTGGTCGGGACGATCATCACCCTGCAGGTCGCCATCGGTTCGGCCACGCCACCGTTTGGTTGCGATATCTTCACCGCCATCGCGGTCTTCAAACGGCCCTATGCCGAGGTGGTCCGGGGCACGCCGCCCTTTATCATGATGCTGCTGTCGGTGTCGGTGGCGCTGATCTTCTTTCCGCAAATCGCGCTGTTTTTGCGTGATCTCGCGTTCAATAAATAA
- a CDS encoding TRAP transporter small permease, giving the protein MIAAAETPSLDDDIDDSKYVSGLPGILGVIDVVIAKIEAFLLAAGVLLMAANTVANVVGRYLLGESIFFSEELNQALIILITFAGISYAARHGRHIRMSAFFDAMPFRMRKTMMIIISGITGAMMLLLCWYSVDYLMAQMGRGRLLPALQIPQWWIIVWVPLGFFLTGLQYMLTTVKNMIDKDIWLSTSTLEGYDDTREEEV; this is encoded by the coding sequence ATGATCGCTGCGGCCGAAACGCCCAGCCTCGACGACGATATCGACGATTCCAAATATGTCTCGGGGCTGCCGGGCATCCTTGGTGTCATCGACGTGGTCATCGCCAAGATCGAAGCGTTCCTTCTGGCTGCTGGCGTGTTGCTGATGGCAGCGAACACGGTGGCCAATGTGGTTGGACGCTATCTGCTGGGCGAGAGCATCTTCTTTTCCGAAGAACTGAACCAGGCGCTGATCATCCTGATCACCTTCGCCGGCATTTCCTATGCCGCGCGCCATGGCCGCCACATCCGCATGTCTGCCTTTTTCGACGCAATGCCGTTTCGGATGCGCAAGACGATGATGATCATCATCTCGGGCATCACCGGTGCGATGATGCTGCTGCTGTGCTGGTATTCGGTCGATTACCTGATGGCGCAGATGGGCAGGGGCCGGCTGTTGCCGGCGCTGCAGATCCCGCAATGGTGGATCATCGTCTGGGTGCCGCTCGGGTTTTTCCTGACCGGCCTGCAATACATGCTGACCACCGTGAAGAACATGATCGACAAGGATATCTGGCTGTCGACGAGCACGCTGGAAGGCTACGACGATACCCGCGAAGAGGAGGTCTGA
- the dctP gene encoding TRAP transporter substrate-binding protein DctP, with product MTYKTLTAASLTALMLGSGLAQADTWRYAFEEAMEEVQGKFAQKFKEEVEANSDHEVQLFPFGTLGESADIMEQAQSGILQFVDQSPGFTGALIPEAQVFFVPYLLPADQDQLFAFFRESKAINELFPPLYAEQGLELLTMFPEGEVMMTTTGPVTDPASLNEVKFRVMTNPLLVESYQAFGATPTPLPWGEVYGALQTGIIQGQENPAFFIESTKMYEVTDHITRAGHNNFTTAVMANQEFFEGLPDEDKQVVQNAIDVAFDYILEYQDGLTEESLAKIQEAKPDMTITTLTEEQRAPFKATAESVEAEFLNIGGEQAQAILDQMKADVDAASGGAGDDMAAEGEAAEGDDMAAEGEAAEGEEATMDEEPMEGDEAADAEAAPASN from the coding sequence ATGACCTACAAGACACTCACTGCCGCCAGCCTTACCGCCCTGATGCTGGGCTCGGGTTTGGCGCAGGCCGATACGTGGCGCTATGCGTTCGAAGAGGCGATGGAAGAGGTTCAGGGCAAATTCGCCCAGAAATTCAAGGAAGAGGTCGAGGCCAATTCCGATCACGAAGTGCAGCTTTTCCCCTTTGGCACGCTTGGGGAAAGCGCCGACATCATGGAGCAGGCTCAGTCCGGCATCCTGCAATTCGTTGACCAGTCGCCAGGCTTTACCGGCGCGCTGATCCCCGAGGCGCAGGTGTTCTTTGTGCCCTACCTGCTGCCCGCCGATCAGGATCAGCTTTTCGCGTTCTTCCGCGAATCCAAGGCGATCAACGAGCTGTTCCCGCCGCTTTACGCCGAGCAGGGTCTGGAACTGCTGACGATGTTCCCCGAGGGCGAGGTCATGATGACCACGACCGGCCCGGTCACCGACCCGGCTTCGCTGAACGAGGTCAAATTCCGGGTGATGACCAATCCGCTGCTGGTCGAAAGCTATCAGGCATTTGGCGCGACGCCGACGCCGCTGCCATGGGGCGAGGTCTACGGTGCGCTGCAGACGGGCATCATTCAGGGTCAGGAAAACCCGGCCTTCTTCATCGAATCGACCAAGATGTATGAAGTGACCGACCACATCACGCGGGCAGGCCACAACAACTTCACCACCGCAGTGATGGCCAATCAGGAATTCTTCGAGGGCCTGCCCGACGAGGACAAGCAGGTTGTCCAGAACGCGATCGACGTGGCCTTCGATTATATCCTGGAATATCAGGATGGCCTGACCGAAGAGTCGCTGGCCAAGATCCAGGAAGCCAAGCCTGACATGACCATCACCACCCTGACCGAGGAACAGCGCGCGCCCTTCAAGGCGACCGCAGAATCGGTCGAAGCCGAGTTCCTGAACATCGGTGGCGAGCAGGCGCAGGCCATTCTGGACCAGATGAAAGCCGACGTTGATGCCGCAAGCGGCGGTGCTGGTGATGATATGGCTGCCGAAGGCGAAGCCGCCGAAGGTGACGATATGGCCGCCGAAGGCGAAGCTGCAGAAGGCGAAGAGGCCACCATGGACGAAGAGCCCATGGAAGGCGACGAAGCTGCCGACGCAGAGGCAGCGCCCGCAAGCAACTAA